In Listeria monocytogenes, the following proteins share a genomic window:
- a CDS encoding MIP/aquaporin family protein yields MIDTSLATQFLGEVIGTAILIILGAGVVAGVSLKRSKAENGGWVVITLAWGLGVTMGVYVSGYMSMAHLNPAVTIGMALAGAFPWNYVLPYILAQFIGAFIGATLIWLHYYPHWKQTEDKPTKLGVFATAPAIRHFTSNFFGEALGTFILVFGLLSLGANSFSDGLNPLVVGALIVAIGMSLGGTTGYAINPARDLGPRIAHFVWPISGKGGSDWGYSWVPVIGPIMGGALGALGYNAIINGELGMWFWVFAVLFVLIIILTMQLDKKKDLA; encoded by the coding sequence ATGATTGACACAAGTTTAGCAACACAATTTCTAGGTGAAGTTATTGGTACGGCTATCCTAATTATTTTAGGTGCTGGTGTCGTAGCAGGTGTTTCACTGAAAAGATCTAAAGCGGAGAATGGCGGCTGGGTCGTTATTACTTTAGCTTGGGGGCTAGGTGTTACAATGGGTGTATATGTTTCAGGATATATGAGTATGGCCCATCTTAACCCTGCTGTAACTATTGGTATGGCGCTTGCAGGTGCTTTCCCGTGGAATTACGTGCTGCCATATATTCTTGCTCAGTTTATCGGGGCATTTATCGGGGCAACGCTAATATGGTTACATTACTATCCACACTGGAAACAAACAGAAGACAAACCAACAAAACTAGGTGTTTTTGCAACGGCGCCAGCTATTCGCCATTTTACATCTAACTTTTTTGGTGAAGCATTAGGTACTTTTATTTTAGTATTTGGATTACTATCACTAGGTGCTAATTCCTTTTCAGATGGATTAAATCCACTTGTTGTTGGTGCGTTAATCGTAGCTATCGGGATGTCTCTTGGTGGAACTACAGGTTATGCCATCAACCCAGCTCGTGACCTTGGTCCAAGAATCGCTCATTTTGTTTGGCCGATTTCTGGTAAAGGTGGATCAGATTGGGGATACTCATGGGTTCCGGTTATTGGACCAATCATGGGTGGTGCACTCGGAGCTTTAGGGTATAATGCCATTATTAACGGAGAACTTGGAATGTGGTTCTGGGTATTCGCAGTATTATTTGTTTTAATTATTATTTTAACGATGCAACTCGACAAGAAAAAAGATTTAGCATAA
- a CDS encoding ribosomal-processing cysteine protease Prp, with protein MIQVDVMREDNQIISFTMSGHADFAEHGSDLVCAGASSIAFGMVNAISEVRDFEPVIEESEGYLYYSVPADYVGDDVVQILLTGMENQLRSLAYSYPDHIKINSK; from the coding sequence ATGATTCAAGTCGATGTTATGCGAGAAGACAACCAAATAATTTCTTTTACAATGAGTGGACACGCCGATTTTGCCGAACATGGCAGTGATTTGGTATGTGCAGGAGCTTCCTCTATTGCTTTTGGAATGGTGAATGCTATTTCGGAAGTACGTGATTTTGAGCCTGTAATAGAAGAGTCGGAGGGTTACCTTTACTATTCTGTGCCTGCTGATTATGTCGGAGATGACGTGGTGCAAATCTTGCTTACAGGGATGGAAAATCAACTAAGGTCATTAGCGTACAGCTATCCTGATCATATAAAAATTAACTCCAAATAG
- the rpmA gene encoding 50S ribosomal protein L27, with protein sequence MLKFDIQHFAHKKGGGSTSNGRDSESKRLGAKRADGQFVTGGSILYRQRGTKIYPGTNVGRGGDDTLFAKTDGVVRFERMGRDKKKVSVYPEVQEA encoded by the coding sequence ATGTTAAAATTTGATATTCAACATTTTGCGCACAAAAAGGGTGGCGGTTCGACTTCTAACGGACGTGACTCTGAATCAAAACGTTTAGGTGCAAAACGTGCGGACGGACAATTTGTTACTGGTGGATCTATCCTTTACCGTCAACGTGGTACTAAAATCTATCCAGGAACTAACGTAGGACGTGGCGGCGATGATACTTTATTCGCTAAAACTGACGGCGTTGTACGTTTCGAACGTATGGGACGCGACAAGAAAAAAGTTAGCGTTTATCCTGAAGTACAAGAAGCTTAA
- the glpK gene encoding glycerol kinase GlpK: MEKKYILALDQGTTSSRAMIIDEEGEVIGVAQEEFDQIFPKPGWVEHNANEIWASILAVIAGVLLKTNISSKEIAGIGITNQRETTVIWDKESGNPIYNAIVWQSRQTEDICKQLRKDGYEDTIRSKTGLLIDPYFAGTKARWILDHVDGAQERAEKGELLFGTIDTWLVWKLTGGRAHITDYSNASRTLLYNIYDLEWDDELLKMLNIPRAMLPEVRPSSEVYADTVPYHFFGEEVPVAGIAGDQQAALFGQGCFEKGMAKNTYGTGCFLLMNTGEKAVRSENGLLTTLAWGIDGKVEYALEGSIFVAGSAIQWLRDGLRMVRQSSDSENYASRIESSDGVYVVPAFVGLGAPYWDSDVRGAVFGLTRGTEKEQFIRATLESLAYQTRDVLYAMEQDSGISLKTLRVDGGASANNFLMQFQSDILGVPVERPENKETTVLGAAFLAGLAVGVWKDKNEIKKHWKLDKRFEVEMKDEQREDLYEGWHKAVKAAQAFK, encoded by the coding sequence ATGGAAAAGAAATATATTTTAGCACTGGATCAAGGAACAACGAGTTCAAGAGCGATGATTATTGATGAAGAAGGAGAAGTTATTGGCGTTGCACAAGAAGAATTTGATCAAATTTTTCCTAAGCCAGGCTGGGTAGAACATAATGCCAATGAAATCTGGGCATCGATTTTAGCTGTAATTGCAGGCGTATTACTCAAAACAAATATTTCTTCTAAAGAAATTGCGGGGATTGGTATTACAAACCAACGTGAAACTACTGTTATTTGGGATAAAGAAAGCGGAAATCCAATCTATAATGCGATTGTTTGGCAATCTCGTCAAACTGAAGATATTTGTAAACAATTACGTAAAGATGGCTATGAAGATACTATTCGTTCTAAAACTGGTCTTTTAATCGATCCATACTTTGCGGGTACAAAAGCTCGCTGGATTTTGGATCATGTGGATGGCGCACAAGAACGTGCTGAAAAAGGAGAACTTCTTTTTGGAACGATTGATACGTGGCTAGTCTGGAAATTAACTGGTGGTCGTGCTCATATTACCGACTATTCCAATGCTTCTCGGACACTTCTTTATAATATTTATGATTTAGAATGGGATGATGAGCTTCTAAAAATGCTTAATATCCCAAGAGCAATGTTACCTGAAGTTCGTCCTTCCTCTGAAGTGTATGCAGATACAGTGCCTTATCACTTCTTTGGCGAAGAAGTTCCGGTTGCAGGTATTGCTGGTGACCAACAAGCCGCTTTATTCGGACAAGGTTGTTTTGAAAAAGGGATGGCGAAAAATACTTACGGAACTGGTTGTTTCTTACTCATGAACACGGGAGAAAAAGCTGTACGTTCTGAAAATGGTCTATTAACGACACTTGCTTGGGGTATTGATGGCAAAGTAGAATATGCACTTGAAGGTAGTATTTTCGTTGCTGGTTCTGCTATTCAGTGGTTACGTGATGGCTTGCGTATGGTTCGTCAATCAAGTGATTCTGAAAACTATGCAAGTCGAATTGAATCAAGTGACGGTGTGTACGTAGTGCCGGCGTTCGTTGGTTTAGGTGCGCCTTACTGGGATTCAGATGTTCGTGGAGCTGTATTTGGATTAACTCGTGGTACAGAAAAAGAACAATTTATCCGTGCAACATTGGAATCTCTTGCCTATCAAACAAGAGACGTACTTTATGCAATGGAACAAGATTCTGGTATTAGCTTAAAAACATTACGCGTGGATGGCGGGGCTTCTGCTAATAATTTCTTAATGCAATTCCAATCCGATATTCTAGGTGTTCCAGTAGAGCGCCCAGAAAACAAAGAAACAACTGTACTAGGAGCAGCTTTCTTAGCAGGTCTGGCAGTTGGTGTTTGGAAAGACAAGAACGAAATTAAAAAACATTGGAAACTAGATAAACGTTTTGAAGTAGAAATGAAAGATGAACAAAGAGAAGATTTATATGAAGGTTGGCATAAAGCTGTCAAAGCTGCACAAGCCTTTAAATAA